DNA sequence from the Oncorhynchus clarkii lewisi isolate Uvic-CL-2024 chromosome 9, UVic_Ocla_1.0, whole genome shotgun sequence genome:
GAGCCTACATCCCCAGTTGTGACGACAGTGGACAATACACCCCCGAGCAATGTTGGGGCTCTACAGGTTAACACTGGAGCGCACGCAGGCACAATTATCAATTCAGTTGAATGTGACAATTCAATGTGTATACATTGTATATGAAACATGTCTATTTCTGGTAGGTTACTGTTGGTGTGTGACCAGTTCTGGACAGAAGATCCCGGGTACTGAGACTCCACCAGGCACTGCTCCAATCAACTGTTCCACCCAGAGTAAGTGAGGCCCTGTGGTCTCATCCAACACATCACTACACTTGCTTCCTACCTTGGATCTCTTTATGCTTTCTTTGCAAGATGCTCCACTGATTTCAGAATcatgatctctcttcttcctgtgtcAATATCTTTCTCTTCCTGGGTCGTTCCACTTCTGACCATTCAGGTCATTAACCCTCATCCTCCCGCTACATACCATCAGAACTGACAGCTATATTGTTCTCATCCCAGCACAGCTGTTGCTTCACCAACTATTTCTGAATTTCCTTCATTTTTCTGAACTACTCGCCCGCGAGTAGTTTCGGACCTCCAACTCTCCATGCGGGGTTCCAGAGGGAGGGTTCTGACTGGATGGGTCcttaaaggagaggagggagaatttaactcacaggcaggacagagagagacccagTGAATATCTCTGAATGAGTGAAGCAACAACTGAATATTTCAGAAATGTACATCTGAAATGGCTTCCTATTCTGTATAGGGCCCTTctcctgaccagggcccataggggaccAGGGGCCCATATAGGATGCAGTCTCCTGACCAGGGCACTTCGGGGAACAGGGTCCCACATAGGATGCAGTCTCCTGACCAGGGCCCTTCGGGGAACAGGGTCGCATATAGGATGCAGTCTCCTGACCTGGGCCCTTCGGGGAACAGGGTCCCATATAGGATGCAGTctcctgaccagggcccataggggaacaGGGCCCCATAGTGGACTCAACCCAATATTCCAGATCCAGCCAGAGCTTCCAGGATGTTTGTCTAGCAATGTATGTTCTACTATGTAATGTCATCGTTACAAAGAATGTTATCTGTGTGTTTAGATGGTATGATACGACCCAAGACCCCCTGTGAGATTGCTAGAGAAAATGCTTTGAAAAAAGTCAGGCCTGGAGCCTACATCCCCACGTGTGACGCCACTGGACGATACACCCCTGAGCAATGTTGGGGCTCTACaggttaaaacacacacacaccataaatgCTCCAATTGAGTTGAACGTGACAATTCAATATGTTGCAGTAAAATGTGTAAATATTATATATTTAACAGGTTATTAACATGTCTTTCTGGTAGGTTACTGTTGGTGTGTGAACTCTTCTGGACAGAAGATCCAGGGTACTGAGACTCCACCAGGCACTGTTATCAACTGTTCcaccaaggtgtgtgtgtgtgtgtatacatactcATTAACTAAATGTTACTACTTTGCAGCTAGTTATTGATGTGTATTTCTTTCTAATTGTAGATGAAAGGCGTTGGAAGTAAGATGTAGAAGACGGACAGTTGTCTTTACTGTACTACAGGAACGGATTCACATCccatacaaataaatacatgaaGGAATCCAGAGATTAAAGTGTTGATTTATTTACGTTATTGTTGGTGTGATATGTTGAACAATATATCTGAACCGGTTCATTTCTGGGAAATGGAGGAAGGAGTAGGACTGTTATGGTGACTGTTACAGGAAATGAAGACAGTCAAATGCCAtgttaggcttctccaagctctggtgatggtcattagtagtctACCACACTTGGTAGACTGCTTGGTACTGAgcactattgtccctctaatcacacTGACATCAACTCTGATTGGTGGTTATCAGAAAGATGGACAGCTGAGAAGGGAGTTGCGGGGTTTAGTCACGTGCACAGGCAAGGCCTCGATGCCTATGGATTTGGGTCCACTTCATGTTCATACCAATATTTGGAGGCAGGGACAGAACTTGCCAGAAAATGAACGTGGTCAGTACAGTATTAGCTAGCTAGAATGTGTGGGTGATACACATAACTGCTCTGTGTGAACAGGACATCCAGGAAGTTAAATTAATAACTTTAGTGGGGTAAATGTTCAGCCTATAATTTCCTAACTAGGTCATTTTATAACTAAAACACACCACATGACAAAGTATGTGGTCACCTGCTCGTCAAATACCTACTTGTCTTTTTTAAAACTGgtctaccttcagacgagtcttgtgaggcttgtTGGTGCAGCAAAACAACCGCCATATTGTCTGatggtggggtcatattagtgtgtattgatggtggggtcatattagtgtgtattgatggtggggtcatattagtgtgtattgatggtggggtcatattagtgtgtattgatggtggggtcatattagtgtgtattgatggtggggtcatattagtgtgtattgatggtggggtcatatcagtgtgtattgatggTGGGGTCATATTTGTGTCTATTGAATGTTCTGGGATTTTCACCCTCATTATTCCCAAAAGGTCTTAATGATGTAAGGGAacaccctcccccccccccccccccccccccaccggacaaaccatatacacggtgtccaataccactcaattcgGCGTCGTTTTgttcaaagttgattgcaaatgccatatggcaaatgccaggtGTAACACTTTAAAAATCCAACAGGAGGCGAACGCACTCCACCGtggtttttcatattgcaaatgcaaaaCGTCAACATCAAAGCAAAATGTAGATTTTTATCACCCCcttaaagtgctttctggacttttttttgtgtttttgtcaATTACATGTAAGAACTGTAtgtatacttttgtccaattttattatcatttttaaTTATTTGTGCATATtgcatgttttgtccatttgcaatatgatttcataggaagtcaagtCACTTTTTGGccaaatgcaatatgaaagatTGGAAaatgccaaatcaggatgttatgtccatttaccatcacaaatttggcatgctcaaaaatactgcaggagagagaaattgactggcctgatgaactctGGATGGCTGGGCAGtcatagttgttcctttccatcgctcgttagggttgatttcagaatgtcactttggtgatggtacctcactgtttaaacatattgcaaatggacaagtcaccatccatcagtcaattagatatcattctgacaacTGATACAAACTTACACCAaccccactttttccaactcgtttagtagccaactatcacatacttcagagctggcctgAAATTCACGACgccttctgttcaaaccataacAAAAACGTAAAACACGTAGTTAGTCTAGCTGCGGGTACAGTTCTgatatgtgtaggcctagctgaggagaccccgaatcccaagtttcggctcgataggtcatttggtgcctGAGCAAGACCCTAGTTGGTGCTGAAAATCTCTGAATTTTCGTGAGGCAAAAATGAATTGACGTTATTGGAAATGtgcgaggctgtttctcggtccgagaaccttctagtgcgtggtgagttacgtggctctatcgacctgaggtctagaacaggtttcagaactctaggtctgacgatTCTTTTTTAGCGCTAACAAAGTTAACTATTGCAGGCACtctctctacgcaccccaatatgtccctccttccaagctgagtgtgtgatttagtttttcttAAAAcatttatgggaaaaatgacatttacagttcatgggggttgcctaatcacacatgaagttttggaaagatctgaccttttttaacccttggaaacagcacctatgacacaattttaaggcacttccggtttacacaggaagctgaaagtgaacacacATCCTCCTTGGGGTGGGCAATTAAAACTTAAATTCTataagtctttatgttaagaactgacttatttagggagtgtctagtgagtgtgtgttatttcagaatcactgaaatctcgcagagctccgaagcacactttaaaaagattcgtatgaccACGCttcaactggatctgtaactgttaaaaatatatatttttgaacatcaccaatttgacattgtacgatttatcgggacagcggaaaaatgacaaatttgattattttatcaaacggaaaccgaatgtccgcgAGAGTTCGTTTGATGCCTTCCCGGTAGATCCGGCTctgccgcacggcccgacgccgtccgcgaattttacaaacgttttcggacgtctagtaagggactgtacatttgcaatatggactttctctctaaccatatggcgaatgtcaatgttcccttaaggtatgaaaTGCCTATTTATGTTGTAAATGTGAACATGAATTAATGCTGCCACTTTAGACTCTTGTTTTATTCTTGTACGGAACCCAATGATTTATGAGAACTTAATTGATAGGTCGATGTCCTCTGTGTGATTTGTGTCTTGTTTGACACATCACCTACACACTTTATTAGAATACTTATGAAATGCAGTTATTTTTGGTAACACTTTTTTCTCACATACTCCAACCCCATTGGATGCATTGAACGGATGTGGGTGGAGCCATGTCTACATAGAGGTGCAGGTTGTGAACACtgaaagctctgacgaaggctttGAGGCTGATACCTACAGCTTTAGAGCAGTGAGACTAGCAAGAATAGTGTTCTTCATCTTACTCAACTGTaaccatgcacctgcaacaaagatGGCTCAGATGTGAGAGTGCCTCTTGAATCCTAGTCCAAGTGCGCTCTAAAAATGTGGGGTTCAACTGGAGTTCTAAAGTTCTGTTCTTTAAAACCATACAGTTCTTGGAACTGAAAATGACCCTCAAAAGGTTCTCCTAAGAACCCCGTAGAAGGTGGGGGTCATCAAGGAACCTCAGCtggtgggggttcttgcaggaacctacCTGCCCAACAAACATTTAGATTTGAAAGGACAGTAGCAGGTGCTTAACTTCTTAAGGGCCAGTGAGttgcttggatgaaaggtgcacaGAGGTGCCCATATTAAACTGCCTGCttctcagtcccagttgctaatatatgcatatgattattcacattggatagaaaacactttgaagtttctaaaaccgtttgaatgatgtttgtgagtataacagaagtcatatggcaggcaaaaacctgagaagattTTCAACCAAAATCCTATTGAAAtcacagcgagatatggatgagtttgacttcctacggcttccactagatgtcaacagtctgtagaactttgtctgatgccTCTACTGTAAAGGGGGGCCAAATGAGAGGAG
Encoded proteins:
- the LOC139417072 gene encoding saxiphilin-like; this encodes MAILTILLVSTAFALGDTMIRPKTPCEDARDATLNGSIGAYIPSCDDSGQYTPEQCWGSTGYCWCVTSSGQKIPGTETPPGTAPINCSTQNGMIRPKTPCEIARENALKKVRPGAYIPTCDATGRYTPEQCWGSTGYCWCVNSSGQKIQGTETPPGTVINCSTKMKGVGSKM